From Riemerella anatipestifer ATCC 11845 = DSM 15868, a single genomic window includes:
- a CDS encoding phosphoribosylanthranilate isomerase, whose protein sequence is MKPAPKIKVCGLTDLNQIREIIDLEIDYLGFIFYEKSPRYVLNHLTLKEIASLNHKQKVGVFVNETTEKIVQIVTEAQLNLVQLHGDETSDFIRDLKSKLLQEIQIIKVIRVGEIVPDISEFSELSEIDFLLFDTDSKAFGGTGKSFDWQLLNELNLTKPYFLSGGISNENIGKISTIKQKPIALDLNSKFEVSAGNKDVELIKNFKLSLYQ, encoded by the coding sequence ATGAAACCTGCACCTAAAATAAAAGTTTGTGGACTTACCGATTTGAATCAAATTCGGGAAATTATAGATTTAGAAATCGATTATCTCGGTTTTATATTTTATGAAAAATCACCAAGATATGTGTTGAATCATTTAACACTAAAGGAAATCGCTTCGCTAAATCACAAGCAAAAAGTGGGCGTTTTCGTAAATGAAACCACCGAAAAAATAGTTCAAATCGTTACGGAAGCTCAACTTAATTTGGTTCAACTACACGGCGATGAAACCTCTGATTTTATTCGTGATTTAAAGAGTAAACTTCTACAAGAAATCCAAATTATAAAAGTGATACGGGTGGGAGAAATAGTGCCTGATATTTCGGAATTTTCAGAACTATCTGAAATAGACTTTTTACTTTTTGACACGGATAGCAAAGCCTTTGGCGGAACAGGTAAAAGCTTTGATTGGCAACTATTAAACGAATTAAACCTCACAAAACCTTATTTTTTAAGCGGCGGTATTTCTAACGAGAACATTGGCAAAATCTCAACCATTAAACAAAAACCAATCGCTTTAGACCTCAATAGTAAATTTGAAGTTTCCGCAGGTAATAAAGATGTGGAGCTTATTAAAAATTTTAAATTAAGTTTGTATCAATAG